GCCATCTGGTCCATCGTCTACCCCATTGGCGACGTGGACCCCGCCTGGCCCAGCATCCCCTACGGCAAGGCGATGCTGAACCAGCAGATGCTGGTGCTCGACGACGCGCTGATGCCGTGCCCCACGTGGGTGCCGGGGCAGATCTTCATCGGCGGCGTGGGCGTGGCGCGTGGCTACTGGCGGGACGAGGAGAAGACCCGCGCCAGCTTCATCCGCCACCCGCTGACGGGCGAGCGGCTGTACCGCACGGGCGACCTGGGCCGCTTCCTGCCATCCGGCGACATCGAGTTCCTGGGCCGCGAGGACTTCCAGGTCAAGGTCCAGGGCTTCCGCATCGAGCTGGGCGAGATTGAAAACGCGCTGCTCCAGCACCCGGGCGTGCGCGCCGCCGTCGCGTCCGCCGTGGGGGAGAAGCGGGGCAACAAGCGGCTCGTGGCGTACGTGGTGCTGGACGCGGAGGCGCCCCCGGCGCTGGACGCGCTGCGCGAGGCGCTGCGCGCGAAGCTGCCGGAGTACATGGTGCCGCAGACCTTCGTGACGCTGGACTCGCTGCCGCTCAGCGCGAACGGGAAGGTGGACCGCGGCGCGCTGCCGGCCCTGGAGGGCACGCAGCCGCAGAAGCAGACCGGCGTCAAGGTGCCGCCGCGCACCGAATTGGAGAAGACGCTGGCCGGCCTCTGGGAAGGGCTCCTGCCGGGCCCCGTGGGCGTCCACGACAACTTCTTCGAGGTGGGAGGCAACTCGCTGCTCGCGGTGCGGCTGATGGCGCGGCTGCGCCAGGAGGTGGGACGGGAGCTGCCGCTGGCGACCCTCTTCGAGATGCCCACCATCGCGCTGCTCGCCGCGTCCCTGGCCGGGCCGGAGGCGCCTCGGCGCGAGGGGCATGGCGCGCTGGTGCCCATCCAGCCTTCGGGCACGCGGCCTCCGCTCTTCCTGGTGCACCCGGTGGGCGGCAGCGTCCTCTGCTACGCGGAGCTGGCGCGGAAGCTGGGGACGGAGCAGCCCGTCTTCGGGCTCCAGGTGCCGCCCGGTGCGCCGGCCCGGTCCATCGAGGCCATGGCCGCCGCGTACCTGGAGGCGCTGCGCGACGTGCAGCCGCGCGGCCCGTATCACCTGGGCGGGTGGTCCATGGGCGGCGTCGTCGCCTACGAGATGGCGCGCCAGCTCCAGGCGGCGGGGGACACCGTCTCCACGCTCGCGCTCATCGACGTGCTCGTCCCGCCAGCGGGGCAGGGCGGGGACGCCATGGACGAGGCGGCGCTGATGGCGCGCTTCGCGGAGGACCTGGCCGCCCTGTCGGCCCGCCGCGTGTCGGTGGATGCGGGCGCGCTGCGGGAGCTGCCCGCGGACGCGGTGCTGGAGCGCGTGGTGGAGGACCTGCGGGCGCAGGAGGCCATCGCTCCGGAGCTCGACCGCGCGACGCTGGGGGCGCACGCGGAGGTGTTCAAGGCGAACATGCGCGCCCTCACCGCGTACCAGGCCCGGCCCTACGCCGGCCGCGTCTGGTTCTGCCGGGGCGCGCAGCCCGGAGGCGCCTCTCGGCAGAACGCGGAGGCGTGGCTGGGGCTCACCTCGGGCGGCCAGCTCGTGGAGCTGGAAGGCAATCACTACACGCTGTTCAGCCACGGGCTCGACGCGCTCGTGGGCTCGCTGTCGTCCGCCCTGCGCGCGTGAGCCAGGGCTTCTGCTTCGTTCATCGCGTTTCGTTCACAAGGAGTGCAACCGTGTTTCATCGTCTGAGTCCGTGGATTGTGGGTGCGGCCCTGCTGGGCATGGCCGGCTGTTCCGATGAAGGGGAGACCGTCGAGGCCTGTGTCGACAACAAGGTCCAGAAGATCTCCGAGAAGGAGCTGTCCAAGAAGCTGAAGGACGGCGCGTACCGCGGCACGTGCGACCTGATGGAGAACCGCGTGTCGTTTGGTGACGGCTACGTGCAGTCCATCGTCCACAAGAACGCGGACGGCTCCGTGAAGGCCATTGGCGTCACCGTGGATCAGGCCGCCATGGACACGCTGCCCATGCTGCCGCACCTGCCGACGAACGACGGGCAGACGTGCTGGGACATGAACAACGACGGGGTGACGGACCCGGAGAAGGAGTGCAACGGCGGCCACGAGCGCGTGCTCTGGTTCCCCAAGATGAAGGACGTCCCCTTCCAGTGGATCATGTTCAACTGGCAGGGCCGGGGCCACGGCCCCATCGGCGCGTTCGACAAGGGGCACTTCGACCTGCACTTCTTCATGCAGGACTTCGTGACGCGTAACTTCATCCGCACCGGCCCGTGCGGCGTCTACACGGACTGCAACGACTACGCGAAGGCCATCAAGGACCCGCCGGCGCCCTTCTACCCGACGGGCTTCGAGAACCAGAAGGGCGTGTCCGCGCGCATGGGCAACCACCTGGCGGACATCGCCGAGTCGCCCTTCAACGGCGAGCCCTTCACGCAGGCGTTCGTCTACGGCGCCTATGACGGCCACATCACGTACTTCGAGACCGTCGTCGAGGGCGGCTTCGCCAAGAGCAAGCCCGCCGAGGACTGCCGCCCCATCAAGGCGCCTCCGGCGATGGAGGTCTCCGGCCTCTACCCGACGCGCTACTGCATCCGGTATCGCGAGGACAAGAAGGACTACCTGATGACGCTCGAGGACTTCGAGTACCGCAGCGCGCCCAACTAAGCGCCTCTCCCCATGCGAGCGGCCGTGCCCCGGAGCGGATCCGGTGCCCGGCCGCTCGTTGTTTCCTCTCCGCGCTGGAGCCTCACCGTGAAGAAGACATCCGTCCTCCTGTCCTGGAGGCTGCCGCTGCTCCTGTCCCTGTGGGCCGCTCCCGCCGGGGCGCACTGGGGCATGCCCGACGAGGCGAGCAGCATCAACGTGCGCCGGGGGCACGAGGACGACTGGATCATGGGGGACGCTTCGGGCGCGCTCATCTCCCGCGACCAGGGGACGACGTGGCGGTGGATCTGCCCGGAGGGCATGGGCATCGCCATCTGGCGTCCGGAGCGCTACTTCTGGCTGTCCGGCGGGGCCATCCTGGCCGCCACGGGGAGCGCGCTGATCCGCTCCGACGACAGCGGCTGCACCTGGACGGCGCACGGCTACTTCAAGGACACGTGGGTCACGAGCCTGGCGGTGCACCCGGTGGACGAGCGCTTCCTGTACGTCAGCACGGGGCGGCCGTCCCAGAGCAACGGGCTGTACCGCTCCGAGGACGGCGGCGAGTCCTGGGTCCAGGCGCTGGCGCCGACGCCGGGCTCCCAGTTCTCCGCCATCCGCGTCGCCGCGTCGGATCCGCTGCGCGTCTACGCGTCGGGCCAGGACGCGGAAGGACAGTTCCTCGCGCGCAGTGACGACGGCGGGCGCGTCTGGTCGCGGCTGGCCCAGCCGCTCTCCGCGTTGAAGCTCCCGTATGACCTGGTGCTGCTGCGCGTGAGCGACGCCTCACCGGACGTGCTGTGGGCGAAGGTCTCCGCCCAGGGGCACGACTGGCTCCTCAAGAGCACGGACGGCGGCGTCACGCTGACGCCGGTGATGGACACCTACGAGCGCATCGGCAGCGTGGAGGCGTCCCCGGACGGGGGCACGGTCTGGGTCTCCACGACGACGCACCTGTTCCGGGGGCAGGATGACGGACCCTTCACGGAGCTGGCGGAGCCGAACGGGAACGCCTGTGCGCTGAAGCGCGACGGGACGCTCTATGGCTGTGGCCCGGGCTGGACGGGCGGCTGGGCGCTGGCGAAAAGCGTGGACGACGGCACGACCTGGGACCCGATGTTCAAGCTGGGCGACGTGCAGGGCGCGCACCTGTGTCCCGCCTCGACGCCCGTGCAGCAGCGGTGTCCCGCCCTGTGGCCCCAACTGGCGCAGCTCTACGGCGCGGGTCCGGACGGGGGCGTGGGGCCCACGCCGGACGCGGGGCCTTCCGAGCAGCCCGTGACGCCGGCGGCTTCGGATGGCTGCGCGACGGCGCCGGGGCTGGTGCCGGGCGCGCTCCTGGTGCTCGCGGCGGCGTGGGGACGCGGACCCCGGAGACGCCGATCATGACGGCTTCCAGGCGTCGCATGGGCCACGCCGTCAGGGCGTTGCTGCTCGCCCTGCCGGTGGGGGTGCTCGGGGCCTGTGGGGAGACGGACCTGGAATCGCTCCAGGTGCCGGAGCTGGAGTACGGCGTGGAAGCGCCGTGGCCGGTGTCCGCGCCGCCGCCGCCCGTGGGGCCCGCCGGACGGCTGATCATCACCAACAACCTGGAGGACACCCTCAGTCTGCTGGACCTGGACGGGATGGAGTCTCCCACCTGGGGTGAGCTGGCGCGCGTCCCGGTGGGGCTCAACCCGGTGGAACTGGAGGGGCCGCACCACACGGCCGTCTCGCCGGAGAACGACTTCTATTACGTGGGCATCTCCAACTACGTGCCCGGCTCCGGCTCAGGACCACACGGGACGCATGGTTCGGGAACGGCGGATGGCTACTGCCTCAAGCTGGACGCGGCCACGCACGCCGTCGTGGGCTCCGCGCGCGTGGATCCGAACCCGGGCGATGTCATCCTCAGCGAGGACGGGCGGACGCTCTTCCAGACGCACTTCGACCTGCTGAAGATCGCGGAGGTGGCGCGGCGGGGAGGCAAGGAGTCGGAGATGGACGCGCGGATGGCCATCCTCGACGCGCGGACGATGACGCGCACGGCGATGGTGCCCGTGTGTCCCGCGCCTCACGCCGTGCGGCTGTCGCTGGACGGCAAGCGTGCCTACGTCGCCTGCTGGTCGGACGAGGTGGCCATCGTCGACCTGGAGCAGGCGGACCACCCGGTGCGCCGCGTGAAGGTGGCGGAGAACACCGGCACGGCCGTGCGGCCCCTTCACCAGCCCTATGCGCTCACGGTGTCGCCCACGACGGGGGCGGTGTGGATCAGCTCGCTCGCGAGCCGCGCGGTGCAGTACCTGGATCCGGTGACGCTCACGATGGATCCCCAGCGCACGGTGTGGCTGCCGGGCGCGCCGATGTTCGGGGTCTTCACGTCGGATGGGCGCACGCTCTACATGCCGTACCAGTCGGTGGACTCCATCGCCATCATCGACGCGGCCCATCCGGAGGCGGTGCCCGGAGAGATTCCGCTGGCGCCCAGCGGTTGCCTCAACGTGCACCAGGTGATGCTGACGCCGGACGAGCGCCACGCGCTCGCGGTCTGCGAAGGGGACCACGTGGGGCCGGGCACGCTCCACGTCGTGTCGCTGGAGGAGCGGCGGGTGGTGAAGACGGTCCAGGTGGGGCTCTTCCCGGACTCGGTGGCGCTGCTGCGGAGCCGGCCATGAGGTGGCTCTGGGTGCTGGGCGCGCTGCTGGCGGGCTGTGGCGGCGCGACGCCCGCGGCGGAGTTCGGTGAGACGCTCTTCCAGGATGCGAGGCTGTCGGACAGTCAGTTCAACAGCTTCTCCTGCGCGACCTGCCACGCCACGAGCGCCACGCCGGATCCGGACCGGATGCTCGCGGGCTACCCCCTGGAGAACGTGGCGTTCCGCGAGACGTGGTGGGGCGGCTACGAGACGGACCTGCTGGGCGCGGTGAACTTCTGCTACCTGAGCTTCATGCGCGGCGTGTCCCCCCTCACGCGGGAGGACCCCAAGGCGAGGGCCCTGTACGAATACCTGGTGCGGATCAGCCCGGACAGGGACGCACCCGCGCTGCCCTTCACGGTGGTGAAGGATATCCAGGACGTGCCGGCCGGTGACGCCGGACGGGGCGGCACCGTGTACCGAGCCGCCTGCCAGACGTGCCATGGGGCCACGCACACAGGGGAGGGAAGGCTGACGACGTTCGCGTCGGTATTGCCGGAGGTGACGGACACCTACGCAGAGGTCTTCCCCGGCATTCCTCCGCGGCTGGTGCTCATCGAGAAGCTGCGTCATGGCAGCTTCTTCGGCGTCGGCGGCACCATGCCCCTCTACAGCCGTGAGGCCCTGTCGGATGAGGACCTGTCAGCGGTGCTCGCCTTCCTGGGATTGTGACTCAGGCCCAGAGTGACTGCTCCAGTGAGTCGAGCAGCGCCGCCGCGACTTCGGCAGAGGGCAGGCCGGCGTCGGCGGTGAGCTCCGAGTCGAGCGGCGCGGCCACCTCCGCGCGCAGCACCGCGATGGCCTGCCGCCGGGCGTCGTGGAGGGCGGCCCGCGCTTTGGGGGACAGACCGGGCGTGGCCCACGCGTCGATGTCCCAGGACAGGCCCGCGTGCCGGGTTTCGTCTTCGGCGATGCGCGCCATGGCCTCGTGCATCTCCGGGTCGCGCGCGTGCAGCGCCTGGTGCGCCACCAGCGCGCCATAGGTCTGCATGCGGCCCTCCACGGTTCAAGGGCAAGGCGCGGGCACAGGGCCTGCTCCCCTTGGACACAAGACCCCGGAGGCGTGGGCCATGGACCTTTTCCGGGAGGCAAGGAATTGGAGGTGTCGCGTTCTATTAAACGCCAGACATAGGAGGAGAGATACCCGTCATTACGTTCGGAATGAAGGCAGACAAGCCGTCCCTGAATGGCCACGGAAATATCTATCGCGCCCCGGTCCTGCGAAAAGCACCTGCACTCTACAAAAGCGTGAAGGTGCGGCCCGCCTTGCGAAGCGATCCCGTCATTCTTGACCCGGGACTCTATGTGTACTGGGTCCAGCTCCAGGGTGGGGATGGGGCCTTCACGATCAAGGCGTACCGTGACGGAGAGGAACAGCCGTTCGCCGAGTATTCTTCGGACACCGCGAAGTCAGGATTCCATGGGATCAACTTCCTCTTCGGGGTGGCCCGATGATGCGCTCCGTGTGCTGCGTACCCCGGAGCCTGATGGCGACCGGGATGGGGGTGCTCGTCTGGCTCATGCCGTTAGTCATGGCGGCAGCCGAGGATGTCAGTCCAAAGCGGAAAACCGCCTACCTGCTGCCTGTGTCACTCAAGGCTTCTTCCAGCGGTGAAAGCACGTTCAAGGTGGGGGCGGGCACCATCTGGGCGGCCACTAAACAAGTCGATATGTCCGTGACGGGAACCTATGAAGTCAGCACCACGAATGGGATTGCCACCTTCTGGGGCGCTGGCTCTGGCGAATCCGGCGATTCCCTGCCGTGGACCCTGGGTGTGACGGCGGCGCTAAGTGGCATCAGCGATGCTGACGAGTTCGTTGGCCCTGGCGACGAACATCCGATTACGCGTGCCAAGGACAGCGCCTATGCCCAATGCAAGCAGATGTGCGGGGTGTCCAGCACGGCGGATGTGAAGACGTTCTGCGAAAGCAGGAAGACGTACCTCAAGGACCGGGCAGGCCAGGCGCTCTTCAGCGTGCCACCCGAGGCGTTCTGTGGGGGGCAGCAGGAGGTGGCTCGGGCTGCGGACCTGGAGCCGGAACTGGGGGTGCGCATCGAGAAGAAGCTGGAGGCCGCGAAGGCATGCGATGCGCGGTGCGCCGATTATGGCCGTGAGGGATGCCCTCTGCCCGACTGGCCCCTTGAGGATCCGGTGGGTTTTCCTACGGAGAACCTGTGTGCGGCCGGCAGTCGCATGTACCTGGATGCCGAGAGTCTCTTCGTCCGACGTTTTCCGCCCTGGAACGCCCGGCTGGGCCTGAAGGTCGGGAGGGCCTCGTTCAAATACCGGGACGCCAGCTCGCAGGGGTCGGGTGTCCTGCTCGAGCAGTCCAAGACGCCAGTCATCGGGAAGGCTGGCGCCGCCTTCTCGAGCATTCTTGCTCGCGGGCCGGTCTCCTTGACGCTGGAAGGGCTCGTCAACTACCGCTCGGAGTGGACGGCATCGAAGGAGAAGGTGAGCTGGTGCCGGCCCGAGGGCGATGTCCCCCTGGACGACGATGCCCCCTCCACGACGGTGCCGAGCAAGGTGTGCAATGAAGCGGTCTTCAAGGGACCCGCTCATTCAAACGGAGTCCAGCTCGCGGCCTTTATCGGCGGGGTCGATGAAGCCCGAGGCAACTGGCGACTGAGCGCCGGACCGGATCTGCTGATTGGGACTAGTGAGGAGCGGTTCCTTGGGCTGTTCAGGATCAATGCCTACCTCTCGGTCGCGACGGCCTCGTCCGAGAACTACAAGGGCTTGATCCGGATCAGTCCCGCCATCGGGGTCCGGACGCTCAAGGGGAAGGACGATGAGTTCGTGGCCTTCCTGGAGCTGGCGATCCTGGGACAGCGATTGCTGTTCTCGGACGAGTTCGATTCGCTCTGATCCTGCGAACGCGAACGGGCGATGCACGCCGCAAAGCGCGCATCGCCCGTGGGACTTTCAGGGAAGCCGTGGAGCCCTACGCCCCCGCGTACTTGCGGCGGAACTCGTGGATCTCCGCCAGCCGGAACGTGCCCGGCTCCGGGGCAATCGCCTCCGGCGCGTCGTAGGGCAGGTTCATCAGTCGCTCGTACTCCTCCACCGACACGCGCTCGCGCTTCGCCAGCACCGTGTCCAGGTCCGCGCGGGCCATGCGCTCCGCGGCCTTCTCACCCACGACGCCGGAGTAGAACTCCGCGCAGGAACCGCTGCCGTAGGACAGCAGGCCGATCCGCTGACCCGCCAGCGCCGCGCCCTCCGCGTGCAACTGGCCCGCGAGCGCCAGGTACAGCGACGCCGTGTAGACGTTGCCCACGCGCGCGTTCAGCCCCAGCGACTTCGCCACCTGCGCGTCGTAGCTGGCCTGCGACTTCGCCGCCTCGTCGCGCGCCTCGGGCGTGGCCGGCCCGCTGCTCGAATCCTCCAGGTCGCACAGCCGCACCTGCGCGTGCGCCTTGCGCGCCATCTTGCAGAAGGGCACGTGGTAGAGGATGCGCGCCAACTGCTCGCTGGGCAGCTTCGAATCCCAGCGCACCAGCCCCTGCTCCATGGCGCGCTCGCGCCAGCCCCGGTACGCGCCCGCCATGGCGTCCAGGTAGCAGGTGATGGAGTAGTGCCCGTCCACCAGCGCCTCGCGCCGGCCCACCGGCCGCCAGAAGTCGTAGACGTCCGCGGTGCTCACGCCGTTGAGCCCCACGTCCACCGCCAGCAGGTCCGGCGTCTCCGACACCAGCAGCGCCACCGCGCCGCCGCCCTGCGTGGGCTCGCCCGCCGTCTTGAGGCCGTAGCGCGCGATGTCCGTGCACACCACCAGCGCGGAGCGGCCCGCCCCCGCGCCGGAGGCAATCCACTCCACCGCCGCCATCAGGCCCGCCGTGCCGCCGTAGCACGCGTGCTGCGAGTCGAACGTGCGCATGGAGCGCGGCAGCTTCAGCAAACCGTGCACGTGCGACGCGATGGGCTTGGAGTGATCCACGCCCGTCTCCGTGCCCACCACCAGCATGCCCAGCTTGGACGTGTCCACGCCCTGCTGCTGGATGAGGCGCGCGGCCGCCGTGGCCGCCAGCGACACGGAGTCCTCGCCCGGATCGTTGACCGCCATCTCCTTCGCGCCCAGGCCCGCGGTGAACTTCGCCGGGTCCACGCCGCGCGCCCGCGCCAGGTCCTCGATGTCCACGTACCGCCGGGGGACAGCCACCGCCAGCGCTTCGATTCCAACCCGCTTCTTCATGGGGAGCTCCTCAAAGTCAAAAGGTCACGAATCCAGACGGCCTCAAGCCGCCGGGGGCACCAGCACCAGCCGGCCCGCCACTTCCCGGTTCTCCAGGCGGAAGTGCGCGCGGCCCGCGTCCGCCAGCGCCACCTCTTCCGACACGAAGGGGCGGATGAGGCCCTTGGCCGTCAGCCGCAGCGACTCGTCCAGCTCCTCGCGCGTCGTCGCGTACGCGCCAAGAATCTCCAGCTCCTTCACGATGACCAGGCCCGGGTTGAGGTTCACCACCCCCGACTCCAGGTTGCCCACCACCACCACGCGTCCACCGGGCGCCATGGCCTTGAGCGTCTGATCGAACGTGGCGCTGCCGACGATCTCCACCGCCACGTCCACACCCTGGCCCTGCGTGCGCTTGCGCGCCTCCGACCCGAAGTCCAGGCCCCGCGAGACGATGACCTCGTCCGCGCCAGCCTCCTTGAGGGCAGCGACCTTCGCCTCGCCGGACGTGATGGCGATGACGCGCGCCCCGTCCACCTTGGCCAACTGCACGGCCGCCAGGCCCACGCCGCCGCTGGCGC
The sequence above is drawn from the Corallococcus sp. NCRR genome and encodes:
- a CDS encoding c-type cytochrome, encoding MRWLWVLGALLAGCGGATPAAEFGETLFQDARLSDSQFNSFSCATCHATSATPDPDRMLAGYPLENVAFRETWWGGYETDLLGAVNFCYLSFMRGVSPLTREDPKARALYEYLVRISPDRDAPALPFTVVKDIQDVPAGDAGRGGTVYRAACQTCHGATHTGEGRLTTFASVLPEVTDTYAEVFPGIPPRLVLIEKLRHGSFFGVGGTMPLYSREALSDEDLSAVLAFLGL
- a CDS encoding hydroxymethylglutaryl-CoA synthase family protein, with amino-acid sequence MKKRVGIEALAVAVPRRYVDIEDLARARGVDPAKFTAGLGAKEMAVNDPGEDSVSLAATAAARLIQQQGVDTSKLGMLVVGTETGVDHSKPIASHVHGLLKLPRSMRTFDSQHACYGGTAGLMAAVEWIASGAGAGRSALVVCTDIARYGLKTAGEPTQGGGAVALLVSETPDLLAVDVGLNGVSTADVYDFWRPVGRREALVDGHYSITCYLDAMAGAYRGWRERAMEQGLVRWDSKLPSEQLARILYHVPFCKMARKAHAQVRLCDLEDSSSGPATPEARDEAAKSQASYDAQVAKSLGLNARVGNVYTASLYLALAGQLHAEGAALAGQRIGLLSYGSGSCAEFYSGVVGEKAAERMARADLDTVLAKRERVSVEEYERLMNLPYDAPEAIAPEPGTFRLAEIHEFRRKYAGA
- a CDS encoding zinc-binding dehydrogenase; translation: MEAVVLRQFGSAENLRLETVPVPRPGKGEVLLKVHACGVCYHDVINRRGNLPRTHVPAILGHEAAGEVVEVGPDTVGWKVGDRAATLQRMSCGECSLCLSGRNSLCKTDNRFFGEELQGGYAQFMVAPVRGLGRVPSDLPWAVAATVCCTLGTAVHTLRTRAKVKAGETVLITGASGGVGLAAVQLAKVDGARVIAITSGEAKVAALKEAGADEVIVSRGLDFGSEARKRTQGQGVDVAVEIVGSATFDQTLKAMAPGGRVVVVGNLESGVVNLNPGLVIVKELEILGAYATTREELDESLRLTAKGLIRPFVSEEVALADAGRAHFRLENREVAGRLVLVPPAA